ttttcacttcttgTAGATGTAATGACCAAGGTGGATCAATATTCAATTCACATTAGCGCAACAGATTTACGTCTGCAGAGGGATTTACTTGGCATTCCCGCAACTGGTAAATGCATTCATCAAGTTCATGTTGTCTAAGTACATTGTGATGTAATATGTTTGTGTACAATAATGTACCACTCACCTTAGTAACGCAGCAGGTATATGGCACTCCACAGGCCAGTGGACCCCGAGCAGAACAGTTGTGGTACATGTTGACTGACCAGTCTTTATAGTCTTGGCCGCCACAACACTTAAACTGTCAAGAGAAAGGAGAAACGACagagggaggggaaaaaaactaaatgatGGAGAGTACAAACAAAATGTTTCTGATGTGCTTGGGATGATGCCAAAAACATTGAGGGCCTGAAATGAGACATAATTAACAGGACAATTTGCATGTAATTATGAGCCTGTGTTTGTCCTTCCATGCAGTTAAAAACCAGGGTCCAGGTGGTTGTAGCGCCTGTGAAAAGAGCTAAAACTCAAGGGCAACATTAATAGCAACATTTCCTGAGGGGAGGTACCACATACATAAAAAGCACCACATTGACAAGGTACTATAAACTTGACAGCTTAAATGACCACCACTGGGGTCCAACAGTACACAGTATCATCTCCCAACAGAAGAGCAACCTGAAACGTGCTGGGCAAGTTACTTGCAAAATGTAATGGAGTTGATATTTAGATATGTAGATAGTTGCACTCGAGATTATCCAACCCTCATTATGAATTGAATTTATTTGCACTTGGTTTTTATTTGCAGCAGTTTGCAATAAAACGACAAAATTGAAATAGCTCACCACATATGACATTGCAAACTGAACGGTCTTCTAAATTGGCaattttgtgaaaatgtatACATTGCAAACTGAACTGTCTTATAAATTGGCAATTTTGTGaaaatttatacatttatataatattactttCTCTGAACTGTaatatattttctggactataagttgctctggagtataagtcgcacaaggccagaaatgcataattacgttaaaaaaaaaaaacatacataagtcgcactggagtataagtcgcattttttgcgggtaatttattttacaaactacttgaccaaaacagacattacgtcatcttggaaggcaagttctaacaggctgaataggtgtaagatatgctaacacaatggttattcagctacacaaaaaataaacatgaacagaaaaggtgtccagtgtttatgtaacataaacagctttttcatttataagtcgcaggaacagccaacctatgaaaaaaaagtgcgacttatagtccggaaaatacggtataataCAGCTGAACCTAAAGTAGGACATTTAGAGCAGATCTTTCCTGGTCATTTCAGGGGCACAATAGTAAGTTTTGTTCAATAAAAGTCCATCAATCtctaaatctgaaaaaataaaacaagtaaagctaaataaataaatgtgctttacaatttgggACAAGTGTGTTTAAGTATATAGtataaggtttgtagctttttaacCAAGACGCGGCCGAATTTAAATTTGATATAGTAATATCGTGGTACCTcccaaaaatgttgcaatacaTTCAGTGTGAACTACGCTTTGTCAGAGTATGGACACAGTACATGTTTTGGATGCAGCAAAATGTGTTTGGTGCACAATGACATGTTATACAGCACACAGCAGCTGAAAACGCAAGTTCCAccatttcatattatttacttCGTCTTTAGCGACATTTATATCAGATTGTGTTTTGTACACAACAGACTCGTTTATGCAATGTGCTAAATTAATAATGGGTCTGCAGTTTGCAAATTACTGTAGTCTGTGCATCACGCCCCTTGAAGTGAATTGGCAAAAGTCAAATAAACAGTCGTTGTTTTGATAAGGTTACCCACCATGTAAATATTGTCATAATAGGACCAATTCTACAATTGGAAATTTTAAAAGCATCAATTGGAACGTATCCATTTTCGAATAAAGTGCCTCCTGGAAAAAACATTCAGAGCAACACAAGGAGCTGTGCTTTGTCATTATGTACccacaataaatattttatcagaAGGGGGAAAGTGAGCTGAAAAAAAATGAGCCACAAAGTCAAAGATAAAACATAGTTCTAAAAAGATGGGCTAGAAAGGAATGGAATAAATTAAGTCTATTTAGTTTAGTCTGCTGTTTGCCAAGTGAGCGATCAGTATGCAGACGTGTGCAAGGAGTTTACTGCCTTGCCTTGTACCTCCCCACAgcatggttttgtttgtttgtttttttctgacttTGGGTCACAATCCAAACTCAGGAAACAGGAGGCCAAAGTAATTATGGTGTAGCAGTAAAGAGGATACAGATAGGATTTTATGATGCTTAACGCTAAACTTGTCATCAACCTATGAGCTTTGGTTGTAAATATAAACACAGACACATCTGTTACTGAAAAGCTGCTTCCACATCACATTTAATGGGGCCCTATCAGTCTGGCATCAGAAGATTTGCTATAAATCTCAATTTTAAAGCATTATGTTGAtttaggttctgaggacagagTTTTATCAACACTCTTATAGACCCAACAAAAAATGAACAGTATACCTAATCAAGTAATGCTTGCTGTTTGAtactaattatgaattaatttcaaAGACGACTGAGGTGGTCTCAGTCGTGGTCTCGCAAGTCATCGCCGAGTAACAATGCCACACAAAAAGCGAACTGATAtgaaaaagtgaatgaatgcCTTATCAATTGATATGAAATGGCAAGggagtaggattaaataagctattcttcctactcctttgaGGAAATGCGTAATTGTTAATTGTAACTTGAAGTATTCTAGTGAGTTCTTTGTAAGAGCAGGTTTCAGACATCTGCAGAAAGTGGGAAATATATTCATCTTGGATTGTGATGAAAGAAGGAAAAGTCCACACTAGATTCAGCAAGCCCATGCAGCTGGATAGGTCAATTATTTTGGTCTGAACAATGAGATAATTCCTTAGCAATTATCTCAAATAATACAGTAAGTACACTCTTCAGAGTGACTAAAACAAGTTCAGCAGTAGAATGAGTGCAtctacagtaagagtattgcTCGGGGTGATGAATGGATCCTTCCCACCTACACTGAGCCAGCCTGCTCACACACATCGTGGATTAATTAAGGCCTGTGCAACACAGGTGCCTGAAGCAGCAGAGAGTGGCGCAGTGACTGATTGAACCTACTATAAGGCAACCGGTGACCACCAAACGCTCAGACCACGCTTCTGATTTACTCATCAAATTTACAGTCAAGTGATAAAACATGAATTTTTAAAGATGTTTTTCCTTTTATGGCCTGCAGTAGGTTTGTGCGACTTCAATTACGCTGTCCTATTGTGCTTTTCTTTGATGCCGATTATTGATCTATTTCCATGTTTTTACAAACACAGTACTTGCTGTATTGAAAGTGTAATATAAATTGTACTGAACTTGTAAATATGCATGATCATTTTGGTgtcaaaacaaccacaagactATGGAAATGTGGTTGATCAAAAGGAGTGATAACAAAACAGGTAACTGTTGCTACGTTACCCATTTTGTTATTCTTAATGTACGGCAGTGTTCTTATATTTATTGGCAATTTACTTTTGTTTTCCCTTTTGAAtacaaggtacacacacacactgtatacatacatacgtatatacacatatatatacacatacacacacatcatcaTACATATACACAGTACATCCATATATCCTGTTAGTTTGCTCTAATAAACTATTTCATGAAAATACAATGTGTATGATATTAGCTGTATGTTATGGATTCCTATACGTTTCAACATATAATGTATCCATGTTATTTTCAAACAGAGCTTCTACAAGCCCTTTTAAAAACATGACTGTAAATGTCATATTTCCATTGGAGTGCATGAAGGAAAAGGTCATCGTGAAATAAGCCACTGGCTGTGACATAAGCTGTCACAAATCAAAGGATTGCTGATTAGCATCAGGTGGAAGCCGAAAATAAAGCTTTCAAGCCAGAATTGACAGACTCCATCCATATTCTTTATCACTCAGGTTGCGGTCCGTATgccggagtctatcccagctgaccacTATGAGACATAGCACAACATTTGTGACCAAACATACTTAAGTCTGAACTGAGGTCACAGAAAATAAGCAGTCTCAGAGGCCAATATGAACAATCCAAACAAATTCTGATACCGTAAGTCAGTGGTTCTCATTCCTATATTCCTAAGCCAGTGGTGTAGAAAGCGTGTGTGTTGGGGAGAGGCGCTTAGCTTGAGGTAATTTTGTGCATCTGGACCCATTTCAATTTCAGTTGAATACCCCCGATCTAACATTTTAAGAGAGACTGTGTGTAATTCCCTCCAGATGAAATTTTTGAAAGCTGTCATAGTGtttgaaaatgacaaattgTACAAAATGGCTATATTTGTCACGATTagaaaaaaactgaataaacaTGCCTGCTTAAGCAGACGtcgacatacagtacatggttgacagcttttgttgtgtgttgctAGCTTCAATGTAAAGGccttaaattaaaatgattggactttagacatttaaaaaccctCCGGATACGCTTTTTTACCAGACATGTAATTTGATACGGTCACATGTAGAAATCCCTTCATTACATATTGATGAACTGAGGTTGCTGTCCACTATTTAGCCTACCTCACAATTCAATCAAGATAGTAAGTTTTCCATACTAAGATTCTTCAGAGCACTTGCACAACCCTTAAacacatcattcacaatccttgtgtgaaacatgaactcttatgtatttctttcccttttctgtgcattataacccGAGAAAACAAGtgaatatgagctagctaacaacggacgtcatgggaaatacctattctGACGctatagccctcacaaaaaCATATGCTGTGCAGCAACATTGCCAGCCCAGCCTGCCTGTAAGATGCATCTGCAGCCAGAAGACAATTCATCTCAATGTGCTTTGATAAGAGCCAGTAATAAGAACTTCTGCCTCAGGCTGGGAGATTGTGCATAAGCGTGGTGTACATGGAAGCAGGTAAAATGTGATGGCTCTTGTGTGAtggtattattttttacacaaacgCGCAGTTAATAGCGCAGTTAACCGTAGCCAAGAAATATTGGTAGAGAATTGTAATGGTCATTCCTCAGCAGGATTGTAGACTGAAAGCACTCAAGTAAAATGACTCTACCTTCCTTTGAACGAAGTCCATTATGTTTTTGAAGTCCAAGTCATCGTAGTAGTTGGCTATGCCTCTTCGGATGTTCTTGTTCAGTAAATCCACTGTCTGGTGAATAAGAGAAAAATAGAGGATCAAGCCGTTTATATAATAATAGGGAGACAATATTAGCAGTATTCCAATAACTGTGTAAAATTGATGTCAAAATGGCAAGTTTGAGGATGACATTTTGGGGTTTGTCAAGGTGACTGATGCAATCAAGTGGAAATGGAAATGTGACATTCTGACAGCCCACATCTGCCAGTCGCAATCTGGCACAGCAGGATCACATCAAGCCAAGTGTCCAAGCATCCAGAGAGAGactaaaaaaaagttggaagtTGAGTACCATGGCGTTTTCCATTGAATGTTTATTTATCAGCAGTGACAAGGAATAGCTCCATGatgttacattgtgtgtgtgcgtgttcgcATGAATGTGTGTGGTCCTTGGTGAGTTATAGCAAAGTGATAAAATTTCATTGATGTAACTGTCAAATATAAAGGGCATGCCATGCTACATTTACATCTACTGGTATACAGCCACTTGCAACTCCCATGGAGCCGACAAACCGAATGGTCTTCGGATAGCTTTGGTTGTTCTTCAGCAGTAGCGAGAAACGAAAAACCATTCATCcagccatccgtccatctattttctctGCCGCTacgattttggaatgtgggagggaatcggagttcccggagaaaaccaatgcacgcacgaggagaacatgcaaactccacacagagatgcccaagtgggtAATCCATCAGAAAACCATTCACAGATAGTAAATTTGCCAATATATTCATGCTTGATGTGACTTACTATATTCCAAAATGTACCCCATGCTTAAATTTGGGGGTGATTCTACCAAGCTGGATAGAGTTTCAAAAGTTTGTGGTTACACCAAAGAAGAGGATCCCACTGACTGAAGTTCCAAATGGAAAGAAAGCTAATAGTGCAACACACATTTTGTCGAAGCATCAGTTGAAGCAACTCACCTGGTTGCGGAACACAAGGGCCAGGATTCCTCCTAGCAGCTCCAGGATGAGACACACGGCCAGCGTGTACATGAACTGTAACCAATAAGATAGCAACAATTAAGACACAGTGTGGCTTAATAATACTGCTTTTAACACTTATTACAATATTGGTTTTAAAATATTGGTATATACCAGAGTTCACTCTTTATCATCGTTTTTTATCATCAGTGACATACTACATtaatatgtaaatgtgttttcaCACATCTATTTTCTTAACGCTTGCATGGAACCACTTCCCACAAAAGGGTGCGAAACTGGCAGGTAGGCAACCTGTACTACTATTTTTCTGACAAGTACACCACACAATGGTGCTGTTATTAAAcgccatatatatttttttaccccttaaaggggacctattatgctcatttttcagccctttgtattgagttgtggacccctatagagcagctacacacgataaccagcacacaaagctttatagctcatccagaatctgcacctttcAGATGTATTTCTTAGGATTTTGTGGTctattccacccacggtccgggtgcaggcacgcccactccactgtggttggtcacactcgccACTAGCTGAGaatggtataggagttgataataaaaggcgatgtatctttttaaaatgtcggcttttaacatacagccgtatgtgttggattccgaatccgatccaGAAGTAAAGACcagacagtccgaagtttctcaagaaaaatggttacttcaagacgtctctcaatggtaagtaccTTTAGCCTTTTAGCATCTGTAACGTCTAATGCGGCCAggaattgtggtgggaaacagctattagcaacccctcTCCCTGTACGcaagcacttttgctccatgactccATGACAGCTGcatactgacccatgttcacaaaataatccagtgtgaaatgccattgacagattaaaatgcatttcttttgctggtagggaatcaggaactcccgTACGAGGCATtactagcaacgtaaacagaggGGCAGAGAGCTTTGCTGGTTTACAGCCAAGCCCAATAAGGAAGTCcgtctctctgtgacatcacaaaggggcagttttaccacgccttttgaaacagagtgttttgagccattctAAATTTCTtttagggttcacttccaaatgcacaaacctcatgatttgacgctttggcatcgtttaacacaagaatagaacattctaactacattcataggtccactttaagtcAAATGGACTTGAAATGTCTCACATAGCACAATGCGTTCGacaaaacacccactgtcatttttttaaaagtgtaaaagacTATGATTAAACTTTGAGAATATTTCTATTACATGTATGGTAGtaatatatacactgtatgtatatgtaggCCGTAATATGAAGTCAAGCACCCTTCTCATACTTTAATCAGTGTTTAAGTACTGTTTTAGTGCTGCCCTTTTGTTTAACAAcgttcagaaaaaaaagcaatctgCGTGGGTGACGCTATCAGTGCACTACTCACCACCTTGAGGAGAACGAGATTGTCCCTCAGAGACGCCAAGACTCCTATGAACGAAACAATGAACATAACTATTCCCAAGAGGATGAGGATCACAGCAGGGGCCAGAAACACCCCCTCCAGTGTCTTGTAGCGCTGCCGCTCCACCTCAGCATAGATACCTATCGCCAAGATGCAGCCGCCTATTAACtgaaaacaagacaagacaggtgaAATTCAACACAAGGCGAAGTAAGCAAAATAAGATGTGTTCAAATGCACAGCATGTGACAGAGCAAAACGTTTCAGACGAGAAATAATCTGGAAGTGATTGATGGAAATGGGTAGTCGTGAAGTAAATAACTGACTTGTTTAAGTTTACTATAGCTGGTCACAGCTAATCTAGAGAGTCGGTTTTGTTTGGAGAGATTATGTATAGACTACTAggacaatcacacacacacacattttaatattttcatatattaactgatatttttttaaatatattaatgttGGGGCAACTTAAGCATTACGAATATACAGCACTACACAAAGTCTTAAGTCACCATTAGATTTGGTGTACATTTGactatattcattattttatatggcACCTGGCACCTGATGATGCAGATACTATGACTTCCTGTCTTGAGTTTCAGAATAAACTACACTCAAACATGCAAATTTATCAAGCAAGTGAGGTGGTTTGTTCAACGAGATTGTAAATTTATGCAAAATAATGAACATTGAGTCCTTGTCTCTTACGTATGACATTTTATAGCATAGCCTATAAAAACGTATAATATAGAAGAAACTATTTTGAAGCGGCATAATCGGAAGTAGCTGAACCACTGGTAGGCTTCCTGTAAACAAGTGCTTTCTGGTCAGTGTGTGTACACAGCTTTTTAACATGCATAACCTTTgttcacagtgtgtgtgtacccATTATCAGTGTATGTGtactgatttttttgtgttttgcccTGTTTCAGTAAAATCAGTATGTGTGTGAGTACATTGCAAGTGTGTGTGCAGATTTTTGAATTGTTTTGCCCGAAACTGCTTCCCATAGTAGTGTTCACTCTCCACAGAACAGCTAGCAACAGATGCTAACAACAACCACATGACCCAGAAACGGAAGTGAAACTTGTGACGCAAGCAAATCAATacaataagtgttttttttattcatgttg
The Doryrhamphus excisus isolate RoL2022-K1 chromosome 12, RoL_Dexc_1.0, whole genome shotgun sequence genome window above contains:
- the tspan15 gene encoding tetraspanin-15 encodes the protein MPNNDGTRYCQRFSYVFLKFLLFSYAIVWFLIGGCILAIGIYAEVERQRYKTLEGVFLAPAVILILLGIVMFIVSFIGVLASLRDNLVLLKVFMYTLAVCLILELLGGILALVFRNQTVDLLNKNIRRGIANYYDDLDFKNIMDFVQRKFKCCGGQDYKDWSVNMYHNCSARGPLACGVPYTCCVTKPNEVDNTLCGYKVLANERLDLIDVIHIRGCTDAFFIWLTDNYKIIAVLLLGILLPQLFGVVIAWLYITRVEDAISEYGHYMDALMEVDGRQVKKQSRMAECFLCMPEID